The Rhododendron vialii isolate Sample 1 chromosome 6a, ASM3025357v1 genome includes a window with the following:
- the LOC131328912 gene encoding uncharacterized protein LOC131328912: MPPPGAAPLAAAGPCTCFSDENGADLDDNPRCWHCRRSDLPSSSSSSSLLSFDSVPLYDYDKKWRILAASIKGFAIGAGIKGGLALFAIVARFRRRRLLTSAKKVGMASSSEDVILAIKETLRYGLFLSTFAGTFVSVDEIIATVGGHRRTARWRALLAGAIAGPSMLLTGLDTQHTSLAIYILMRAAVLASRCGIKSKCFGRICKPLTWVHGDIFLMCLSSSQILSAYILKQESLPGTYKSFLNKHGGKDPIILQGVREIACGMPFTNLEAIEKYYKATGVDLKLDPQMKVPCSIVHGNQSCGAHFISFLIQAYKRALPVYLPVYLIPALIVHRQGLLKRPYTILGKGLLGTARSSLFLSTYCSSAWMWTCLLFRLFKRCNIPMVAMGTFPTGLALAIEKKSRRIEISLYCLARAIESFFMCMADVGYLPSSKRLKRADVAVFSISTAIIMHCYAIERDVFRSKYLNVLDWVFGVPLPPSETPRRRR; the protein is encoded by the exons ATGCCGCCGCCCGGCGCCGCCCCACTCGCCGCCGCCGGCCCCTGCACTTGCTTCTCCGACGAGAACGGAGCCGATCTCGACGACAATCCGAGGTGTTGGCATTGCAGGCGGTCCGATCTCCCTTCCTCATCGTCTTCCTCGTCTTTGCTCAGCTTCGATTCTGTGCCTCTCTATGACTACGATAAGAAATGGAGGATCTTGGCTGCCTCGATCAAAGGCTTCGCCATTGGAGCTGGCATCAAAGGCGGCCTCGCTCTCTTCGCTATAGTTGCTCGGTTCAGACGCAGACGGTTACTGACCTCTGCCAA GAAGGTGGGAATGGCTTCAAGCAGTGAGGATGTGATTTTGGCCATTAAAGAAACTCTGAGATACGGTCTATTCCTTAGCACCTTTGCTGGGACTTTTGTTTCAGTGGATGAAATTATAGCGACAGTGGGAGGACACCGAAG GACTGCAAGATGGAGAGCTTTGTTGGCTGGGGCGATTGCTGGGCCTTCGATGCTTCTGACTGGATTGGACACACAGCATACAAGTTTGGCAATTTACATTCTTATGCGTGCTGCTGTATTGGCATCACGCTGCGGAATAAAAAGCAAGTGTTTCGGTCGCATCTGCAAACCTCTTACTTGGGTTCATGGAGATATTTTCCTCATGTGTCTCTCCTCTTCACAGATTTT GTCTGCTTATATACTGAAGCAGGAGAGCTTGCCGGGGACGTACAAGTCTTTTCTCAATAAACATGGCGGAAAAGATCCCATTATACTGCAAGGTGTGCGAGAGATAGCTTGCGGCATGCCTTTTACTAATTTGGAGGCGATAGAGAAGTATTACAAGGCCACTGGTGTTGACCTTAAACTGGATCCACAAATGAAAGTCCCCTGCTCG ATTGTACATGGAAATCAGTCATGTGGTGcacattttatttcatttcttatcCAAGCCTACAAAAGAGCTTTACCAGTTTATCTTCCAGTTTATTTGATTCCTGCTCTAATAGTTCACCGTCAGGGCCTCTTGAAAAG ACCTTACACGATCTTGGGGAAAGGTCTTCTTGGTACAGCAAGATCAAGCTTGTTTCTGTCCACGTATTGCTCATCTGCCTG GATGTGGACATGCTTGCTCTTCAGGCTATTTAAGAGATGTAATATTCCTATGGTGGCAATGGGGACG TTCCCAACGGGCTTGGCATTGGCAATAGAGAAGAAAAGCAGGCGTATTGAGATTTCCCTTTACTGCCTTGCACGAGCTATTGAGAGCTTCTTTATGTGCATGGCAGACGTAGGATATTTACCATCGTCAAAGAGACTGAAGAGGGCCGATGTTGCGGTTTTCAGCATTTCAACTGCGATTATCATGCACTGCTATGCCATAGAGAGAGATGTCTTCCGATCCAAGTACCTGAATGTTCTTGATTGGGTTTTCGGTGTGCCTCTACCCCCTTCCGAGACCCCACGAAGGAGGAGGTGA